The Haladaptatus cibarius D43 genome window below encodes:
- a CDS encoding sugar phosphate nucleotidyltransferase — translation MKAVVLAGGYATRLWPITKHRPKMFLPIGETTVIDRIFADLEADDRIDTVYVSTNERFADEFRTHLQESEFEKPTLSVEDTAEEDEKFGVVGALAQLVEREEVDDDMIVIAGDNLISFDVGEFVDFFEEKESPILAAYDVGTKERAKSYGLVELDNDRVVDFQEKPDDPNSTLVSIACYAFTQDNLPLLQEYLQDGNNPDEPGWFLQWLQAQEPVYAFSFEEAWFDIGTPESYLDAVSWYLDGDSYVADSATLDNAEVGENVHVMDGATLENASVDNAIIFSNAMVRDCDVRDSIIDEKTHIENMDLAGALIGAHTQITNGARDE, via the coding sequence ATGAAAGCCGTCGTCCTCGCGGGCGGATACGCGACGCGCCTGTGGCCCATCACGAAACACCGGCCAAAGATGTTTCTCCCGATTGGTGAGACAACGGTCATCGACCGCATTTTCGCCGACCTCGAAGCCGACGACCGTATCGATACGGTGTACGTCAGTACGAACGAGCGATTCGCGGACGAGTTCCGCACGCACCTCCAAGAAAGCGAGTTCGAAAAGCCGACACTGAGCGTCGAAGACACCGCCGAAGAAGACGAGAAGTTCGGCGTCGTCGGCGCACTGGCCCAACTGGTCGAACGCGAAGAAGTCGATGACGACATGATCGTCATCGCCGGAGACAACCTCATCAGTTTCGACGTCGGCGAGTTCGTCGATTTCTTCGAGGAGAAAGAATCGCCGATTCTGGCCGCCTACGACGTTGGGACCAAGGAGCGCGCGAAATCCTACGGCCTCGTAGAACTGGACAACGACCGCGTCGTCGATTTCCAAGAGAAACCCGACGACCCCAACTCGACGCTGGTTTCCATCGCCTGCTACGCATTCACGCAGGACAACTTGCCGCTCCTGCAGGAGTACCTCCAAGATGGCAACAACCCGGACGAACCCGGGTGGTTCCTCCAGTGGTTGCAGGCCCAAGAACCGGTGTACGCCTTCTCCTTCGAAGAAGCGTGGTTCGACATCGGCACGCCGGAAAGTTATCTCGATGCGGTGTCGTGGTATCTCGATGGCGATTCTTACGTCGCCGACAGCGCGACGCTCGACAACGCCGAAGTCGGCGAGAACGTCCACGTGATGGATGGTGCGACGCTCGAAAACGCCAGCGTCGATAACGCCATCATCTTCTCGAACGCAATGGTTCGGGACTGTGACGTGCGAGATTCCATCATCGACGAGAAGACGCACATCGAGAATATGGACCTCGCGGGTGCCCTCATCGGTGCGCACACCCAGATTACGAACGGTGCGCGCGACGAGTAA
- a CDS encoding DHH family phosphoesterase: MEFPADQSVQGLFRTAQVYSSENTMLVVGAALGTVVLAVSLWLVVRWIRRPMGARLKRALAKRDEIVVLMHPNPDPDAMACAIAVAYLAETVETDVTLQYSGQIRHQENRAFRTILDLELTRVKHVTDLASSTIVLVDHNTPRGFDEAERIEPYAVIDHHPGNGTGEVFTDKRTNYGACSTIVSEYFEELGATPVGPDEIPPEDEFVLPSDVATGLLYGIQSDTKHLTNGCSEAEFSACAYLYQGVDEHRLDRIANPQVSAEVLEIKSRAITEREVRGSFAVCNVGELSNVDAIPQAADELMHLEGVTAVVIYGQKEDTFHVSGRSRDDRVHMGKALQSAVSEIPGAGAGGHARMGGGQVPVESAVVAGGMEVSLWTNREFTDGIFDALNGNV; this comes from the coding sequence ATGGAGTTTCCGGCCGACCAGTCGGTTCAGGGGCTATTTCGGACGGCGCAGGTTTATAGCTCCGAGAATACGATGCTCGTCGTCGGTGCGGCACTGGGCACAGTCGTGCTCGCGGTGTCGTTGTGGCTGGTCGTTCGGTGGATTCGGCGACCGATGGGTGCCAGACTCAAACGGGCGCTGGCGAAACGGGACGAAATCGTCGTCCTCATGCATCCGAACCCCGACCCGGACGCGATGGCCTGTGCAATCGCCGTCGCGTATCTCGCCGAAACGGTCGAAACGGACGTAACATTACAGTATTCCGGCCAAATACGACATCAGGAAAATCGCGCGTTCCGAACGATTCTCGACCTCGAACTCACTCGCGTCAAACACGTAACCGACCTCGCTTCTTCGACCATCGTCCTCGTTGACCACAACACTCCTCGCGGATTCGACGAGGCCGAACGAATCGAACCCTACGCCGTCATCGACCACCATCCCGGCAACGGAACCGGCGAAGTGTTCACCGACAAGCGAACGAACTACGGCGCGTGTTCGACCATCGTATCGGAGTATTTCGAGGAACTCGGTGCGACTCCCGTCGGGCCGGACGAGATTCCGCCAGAAGACGAATTCGTTCTCCCCTCGGACGTCGCAACCGGACTGCTGTACGGGATTCAGTCCGACACGAAACACCTCACGAACGGCTGTTCCGAGGCGGAATTTTCGGCCTGCGCGTATCTGTATCAGGGTGTGGACGAACACCGCCTCGACAGAATCGCAAATCCGCAGGTCAGTGCGGAGGTGCTCGAAATCAAATCGCGGGCCATCACGGAACGCGAAGTTCGTGGCTCGTTCGCGGTCTGTAACGTCGGCGAACTGTCGAACGTGGATGCGATTCCGCAGGCCGCGGACGAACTCATGCACCTCGAAGGCGTGACGGCGGTCGTCATTTACGGTCAGAAAGAAGACACGTTTCACGTCTCGGGTCGTTCGCGCGACGACCGCGTCCACATGGGAAAAGCACTGCAATCCGCAGTGTCCGAGATTCCGGGTGCGGGTGCAGGCGGGCACGCTCGCATGGGTGGCGGGCAGGTACCCGTCGAATCGGCGGTCGTCGCGGGCGGGATGGAAGTCAGCCTGTGGACGAATCGGGAGTTCACCGACGGTATTTTCGACGCGCTCAACGGAAACGTCTGA
- a CDS encoding transcriptional regulator produces MTEDETTREQIADFLRETPAAPSTLAVEFDITPGSALRHAKHIARSVESGDEQLLVAPPECRDCGFDRFDDPANRPSRCPECKSEAIDEPTFTIRNVE; encoded by the coding sequence ATGACCGAGGACGAAACGACGCGGGAGCAGATTGCGGACTTCCTCAGGGAGACGCCCGCCGCGCCGAGCACCCTCGCGGTGGAGTTCGACATCACGCCCGGGTCGGCGCTCCGACACGCCAAACACATCGCCCGGTCGGTCGAATCCGGCGACGAACAACTGCTCGTCGCGCCGCCCGAATGCCGGGACTGCGGATTCGACAGATTCGACGACCCGGCGAACCGCCCCTCCCGGTGCCCGGAGTGCAAGAGCGAAGCAATCGACGAACCGACGTTTACGATTCGGAACGTGGAGTGA
- a CDS encoding diphthine--ammonia ligase, with product MNQQAWVSLFSGGKDSSWALYRALEDGLNVERLLTVHPAGDSYMYHVPATTLSTLAAESIGIQLVNVDGDFDAKNAEDAGEQGDKETETLEAALRDLDLDLAGVTAGAVESEFQTHRIQDLCDRLGIDLFAPLWQEDPRELGDAMIDAGFEIKIIQVAAYGLDESWLGRTLDKQALDELETLNDEYGVHILGEGGEFETLVTDAPHMERPIELEYETEWDGDRGRVRISDAKLG from the coding sequence ATGAACCAGCAGGCGTGGGTCAGTCTCTTTTCCGGCGGGAAAGATTCTTCGTGGGCGCTTTACCGCGCACTCGAAGACGGTCTGAACGTGGAGCGACTGCTCACCGTCCATCCAGCGGGAGATTCGTACATGTATCACGTCCCGGCGACCACGTTGTCCACGCTCGCCGCCGAAAGCATCGGCATCCAACTCGTCAACGTCGATGGCGACTTCGACGCCAAAAACGCCGAAGATGCCGGAGAGCAGGGCGACAAGGAAACCGAAACGCTGGAAGCCGCGCTTCGCGACCTTGACCTCGATTTGGCGGGCGTCACGGCGGGCGCAGTCGAAAGCGAGTTCCAAACGCATCGGATTCAGGATTTGTGCGACCGCCTCGGCATCGACCTGTTTGCTCCCCTCTGGCAGGAAGACCCCCGCGAACTTGGGGATGCGATGATTGACGCCGGATTCGAAATCAAAATCATTCAAGTCGCGGCCTACGGCTTGGACGAATCGTGGCTTGGCCGAACGCTGGACAAGCAGGCATTGGACGAACTGGAGACACTCAACGACGAGTACGGCGTTCACATTTTGGGGGAGGGCGGAGAGTTTGAGACGTTAGTAACCGATGCGCCGCATATGGAACGACCAATCGAATTGGAGTACGAGACTGAATGGGATGGAGACCGGGGACGGGTTCGAATTTCGGATGCGAAACTAGGGTGA
- a CDS encoding bacterio-opsin activator domain-containing protein, which produces MANLRYGEHTEMPDEIMLNNQTVLFVEHETDIARTFARARDDLTVHVESSASECLVRLERRAVDCIVSNYDLPESDGLSLLESVRDDYPNLPFVMLTGAGGEHVASEAISAGVSDYLPETTVDGMDDLWTSIENVIETHLGGRGESRIKALTTTFPDVAFLLDDKGYYCELLVGPNTENLAASSPTNLVGRQLHDVFPEDEADRFLTHIHRTLDTGRIETMEYPLEVERGERWFEARTTPLGAKINGREAVVWVARDITDRRKREHKLTRQHEELETLNQIHRVIQEVIHELVHAATRDDIEQLICERLVDSGLYELAWTDESEVSREGVTPRTRAGGIDGYLDTLIDFGTAIDDDPADMAMRTDELQVIRDVRDTDKLPPAVCQEALDCGVESGISIPISYGNTVYGTLSLVSTQSGVLGKRAQAALETLGDTIGFAINAAKNKKILLSDSAVELEFQVNDPREVFLIISRELDCRCYLHGLVPASDGKLLHYVRIDGTSPKRVKEMVSDAKQIEECRLIESDDAGFVLETVMAESTVKKLIEAGAAVQSATVDSGEVTLVAEVPHDTDVRQVVDTFQSAYPDSQLVGKRTVRRGTQTAREFRQSLTERLTDRQETALRTAYFAGYYDWPRGSTAEEVAGSLDITSPTLHYHLRKAQNELLSAFIDG; this is translated from the coding sequence ATGGCTAATCTGCGATACGGGGAGCACACCGAGATGCCCGACGAAATCATGCTAAACAATCAAACCGTCCTTTTTGTTGAACACGAAACGGACATCGCGCGGACGTTTGCCCGCGCACGTGACGACCTGACCGTCCACGTCGAATCGTCGGCGTCGGAGTGCCTCGTCCGCCTCGAACGACGCGCCGTGGACTGCATCGTCAGTAACTATGACCTCCCGGAGAGCGACGGTCTTTCCCTCCTCGAATCGGTACGCGACGACTATCCGAACCTCCCGTTCGTCATGCTCACTGGCGCGGGCGGTGAACACGTCGCAAGCGAAGCGATTTCGGCGGGCGTGAGTGACTACCTCCCCGAAACGACCGTAGACGGGATGGACGACCTCTGGACGAGCATCGAGAACGTCATCGAAACCCATCTCGGCGGGCGTGGCGAAAGCCGAATCAAGGCGCTCACGACCACTTTTCCGGACGTTGCCTTCCTTCTCGACGACAAAGGATATTACTGCGAACTGCTCGTCGGCCCGAACACCGAGAATCTGGCCGCCAGCTCTCCGACGAATTTGGTTGGAAGGCAACTTCACGACGTGTTTCCGGAGGACGAAGCCGATCGGTTTTTGACACACATCCATCGGACGCTCGACACCGGACGTATCGAGACGATGGAATACCCACTGGAGGTCGAACGAGGGGAACGTTGGTTCGAAGCGCGAACGACGCCGCTCGGGGCAAAAATCAACGGTCGCGAGGCCGTCGTCTGGGTCGCTCGGGACATCACAGACCGCCGTAAACGAGAACACAAACTGACCAGACAGCACGAGGAGTTGGAGACGCTGAACCAGATTCATCGGGTGATTCAGGAGGTCATCCACGAACTCGTTCACGCCGCAACCCGGGACGACATCGAGCAGTTGATCTGCGAGCGACTGGTCGATTCCGGGCTGTACGAACTCGCGTGGACTGACGAAAGCGAAGTGAGTCGAGAAGGGGTCACACCCCGAACTCGCGCCGGAGGAATCGACGGCTATCTCGACACCCTCATCGACTTCGGAACGGCAATCGACGACGACCCGGCGGACATGGCGATGCGAACCGACGAGTTACAGGTCATCAGAGACGTTCGAGACACGGACAAACTCCCACCTGCCGTCTGTCAGGAGGCACTCGACTGCGGCGTCGAATCCGGTATCTCGATTCCAATTTCGTATGGCAACACCGTGTACGGCACGCTATCGCTCGTTTCGACACAGTCCGGCGTACTGGGAAAGCGGGCACAAGCCGCGCTCGAAACGCTCGGCGACACGATTGGCTTCGCTATCAACGCCGCGAAAAACAAGAAAATACTGCTGTCGGACAGCGCCGTCGAACTCGAGTTTCAGGTGAACGACCCGCGAGAGGTGTTTTTGATCATCTCCCGCGAGTTGGACTGTCGGTGTTATCTTCACGGGTTGGTTCCGGCCTCGGACGGAAAACTGCTCCACTACGTCCGAATCGACGGCACATCGCCGAAGCGCGTCAAAGAGATGGTTTCCGACGCGAAACAAATCGAGGAGTGCAGACTCATCGAAAGCGACGATGCCGGGTTCGTCCTCGAAACCGTCATGGCCGAATCGACGGTGAAAAAACTCATCGAGGCGGGCGCGGCCGTCCAGTCCGCAACCGTTGATTCGGGCGAAGTGACCCTCGTCGCGGAAGTGCCACACGACACCGACGTTCGGCAAGTCGTGGACACCTTTCAGTCAGCCTACCCGGACTCGCAGTTGGTCGGCAAGCGCACAGTTAGGCGAGGAACACAAACGGCCCGCGAGTTCCGACAGTCGTTGACCGAACGGCTTACCGACCGACAGGAGACGGCGCTCCGAACGGCGTACTTCGCGGGATATTACGACTGGCCACGCGGGAGCACCGCCGAGGAAGTCGCGGGGTCGCTCGATATTACGTCGCCGACGCTCCACTATCATCTTCGGAAGGCACAGAACGAACTCCTTTCGGCGTTCATCGACGGCTAG
- a CDS encoding DUF373 family protein, giving the protein MSTLVVCVDRNNDIGRKTGLDMPVAGWEAVRSLVTDVGLADPEDSSVNCLLETLRVARDLRDGNEEPIVAVISGTAETRVGADRAVAAQMDELVAEHDPDSAIIVIDSAEDERLVPIVESRIRVDAVDRVVVRQARDIESTYYLLKQFLADEELRQTVLVPTGIALIAFPVLLLELGLAIATSAITAVIGLFVLYKGLAIGDYFRDLPGEARDALYSGRVSIVTYVVALGLSLIGVFAGALRAAPLEPTESILITAMAFTFESVPWLAVAALTASVGRLLDEAIRNDRLRNSYLNLPFGVLAVGLVVRGFSAYFLQRDGKIAPVVVPEISVGQTTINQFTLDPGARLAVYVFLGVFVSLLGVRVASYVSGTTIEEEVAE; this is encoded by the coding sequence ATGAGTACGCTGGTGGTGTGCGTCGATAGAAACAACGACATCGGGCGCAAGACCGGACTTGACATGCCCGTCGCGGGGTGGGAAGCAGTTCGCTCGCTCGTCACCGATGTCGGACTCGCCGACCCGGAGGATTCGAGTGTCAACTGTCTGCTCGAAACGCTCCGTGTGGCCCGCGACCTCCGCGACGGCAACGAGGAACCGATAGTCGCGGTCATCTCCGGCACCGCCGAAACACGGGTGGGCGCAGACCGCGCCGTCGCCGCACAAATGGACGAACTCGTGGCTGAACACGACCCCGATTCCGCCATCATCGTCATCGACAGTGCGGAAGACGAGCGGTTGGTTCCCATCGTGGAAAGTCGCATTCGCGTCGATGCCGTTGACCGCGTGGTCGTCCGACAAGCCCGCGACATCGAATCCACCTACTACCTGCTGAAGCAGTTCCTCGCAGACGAGGAACTGCGCCAGACCGTCCTCGTCCCGACCGGTATCGCGCTCATCGCATTCCCGGTACTGTTGCTCGAACTGGGACTGGCTATCGCGACCTCGGCAATCACCGCGGTTATCGGTCTGTTCGTCCTGTACAAGGGCCTCGCAATCGGGGACTACTTCCGCGATTTGCCCGGCGAAGCACGCGATGCGCTGTACTCTGGGCGCGTTTCAATCGTCACCTACGTCGTCGCGTTGGGGTTGTCGCTCATCGGCGTCTTCGCAGGTGCACTCCGCGCCGCGCCGCTGGAACCCACGGAGAGCATCCTCATCACCGCGATGGCGTTCACGTTCGAGAGCGTGCCGTGGCTCGCGGTCGCCGCGCTGACCGCGAGCGTGGGCCGACTGCTGGACGAGGCGATTCGCAACGACCGACTTCGGAACTCCTACCTCAACCTTCCGTTCGGCGTCCTCGCAGTCGGTCTGGTCGTCCGCGGGTTTTCCGCCTACTTCCTCCAGCGCGACGGCAAAATCGCGCCCGTCGTCGTTCCCGAAATCTCGGTCGGCCAGACGACCATCAACCAGTTCACCCTCGACCCCGGGGCGCGACTGGCGGTGTACGTCTTCCTCGGCGTCTTCGTCAGTTTGCTGGGCGTGCGCGTAGCCTCCTACGTGAGCGGAACGACCATCGAAGAGGAAGTTGCGGAGTAA